The following proteins are encoded in a genomic region of Phragmites australis chromosome 9, lpPhrAust1.1, whole genome shotgun sequence:
- the LOC133929258 gene encoding putative leucine-rich repeat receptor-like protein kinase At2g19210, protein MERSMPRKMAAASWWLLICLAAAGVLQARAQPDSIGFTSIDCGLPGTASYVDNTTKLSYVPDAAFTDAGSNHNISAEYMMPLLSKRYYNVRSFPDGARNCYTVRSLVAGLKYLIRAAFMYGNYDGFGRPPIFDLYVGVNFWTMVNITDADTAVIQEAIVVVPDEFVQICLVNTGSGTPFISVLDLRPLKSTLYPQANATQGLVLLDRRNFGPADVTPADIVRYPDDPYDRVWFPWVDATTWKSLSTTNRVQNIDNDLFEAPSKVMQTAIKPRNASKNIEFSWESEKQPKDPTPEYIAIMHFSELQLLPGNAVREFYINVNGKLWFPSGITPFYLSTGFVYGMDPFRGSAQYDVSINATANSTLPPFINAIEVFSVISTTNVGTDSSDVSAITAIKTKYQVQKNWMGDPCVPKTLVWDGLTCSYVISGPPRITGVNISFSGLNGDISSSFENLKSVQYLDLSHNNLIGSIPEVFSQLPSLTVLDLTGNQLSGSIPSGLLKRIQDGSLNLRYGNNPNLCTNADSCQTAKGKSKLAVYISVPVVLVVVIGLLAALLFCLLRRKKQGPTKNDNAVEHQNETPMSHVPTGDAYAQSSLQLENRRFMYSELEVITNNFQRVLGRGGFGKVYHGFLEDGTQVAVKLRSHSSNQGAKQFLAEAQILTRIHHKNLVSMIGYCKDGQYMALVYEYMSEGTLQEQIAGNGGNGRCLTWRQRLRIALESAQGLEYLHKGCNPPLIHRDVKTTNILLNAKLDVKIADFGLSKAFNHDNEAHISTNTLVGTLGYVDPEYHATGKPTTKSDAYSFGVVLLELVTGRPAILRDPEPTSIIQWARQRLARGNIEGVVDPRMHGNHDINGVWKAADIAFKCTAQASLQRPTMTEVVAQLQECLELEEGHAGGDANASAYTGSSSDPNLGYNAYAANGQSIGAGYSGPEFEMEHNFGKVPTMGADPVAR, encoded by the exons atggagcGATCAATGCCGAGAAAAATGGCAGCAGCGTCGTGGTGGCTGCTTATCTGCCTCGCCGCCGCGGGGGTACTCCAAGCTCGTGCGCAGCCTGACAGCATCG GTTTCACCAGCATAGACTGTGGCCTGCCAGGGACGGCGAGCTACGTGGATAACACCACCAAGCTGTCGTACGTCCCGGACGCCGCCTTCACCGACGCCGGCTCTAACCACAACATCTCGGCCGAGTACATGATGCCGCTGCTCTCCAAGCGCTACTACAACGTGCGCAGCTTCCCGGACGGGGCGCGCAACTGCTACACCGTCAGGTCCCTTGTGGCCGGGCTCAAGTACCTCATCCGCGCCGCGTTCATGTACGGCAACTATGACGGCTTCGGCCGTCCGCCCATCTTCGACCTCTACGTCGGCGTCAACTTCTGGACCATGGTGAACATCACGGACGCAGACACCGCGGTGATCCAGGAGGCCATCGTCGTCGTGCCTGACGAATTCGTGCAGATTTGCCTGGTGAACACTGGCTCCGGGACGCCGTTCATCTCCGTGCTGGACCTTAGGCCCCTCAAGAGCACGCTCTACCCGCAGGCGAACGCGACGCAGGGCCTGGTCCTGCTCGACAGGAGGAACTTCGGCCCGGCCGATGTCACGCCTGCGGACATCGTCAG GTACCCTGATGATCCATACGACAGAGTATGGTTCCCTTGGGTCGACGCCACCACCTGGAAATCTCTATCGACGACGAACAGGGTGCAGAACATAGACAACGATCTGTTCGAGGCGCCGTCGAAGGTGATGCAGACAGCGATCAAGCCGCGCAACGCCTCCAAGAACATCGAGTTCTCCTGGGAGTCTGAGAAGCAGCCCAAGGACCCGACGCCGGAGTACATCGCCATCATGCACTTCTCCGAGCTGCAGCTCCTCCCCGGCAACGCCGTGCGCGAGTTCTACATCAACGTCAACGGCAAGCTGTGGTTCCCGAGCGGTATCACGCCATTCTACCTCAGCACCGGCTTCGTCTACGGCATGGACCCCTTTCGGGGCTCCGCTCAGTACGACGTCTCCATCAACGCCACCGCCAACTCCACTCTGCCGCCGTTCATCAACGCCATCGAGGTTTTCTCCGTTATCTCCACCACCAACGTCGGCACGGACTCCTCAGACG TATCTGCCATCACGGCGATCAAGACGAAGTACCAGGTGCAAAAGAACTGGATGGGTGACCCATGTGTTCCGAAGACTCTTGTGTGGGACGGGTTGACTTGCAGCTATGTCATATCCGGTCCTCCAAGAATCACCGGCGT GAACATATCCTTCAGTGGCCTCAACGGAGATATATCGTCTTCTTTCGAAAATCTCAAGTCCGTCCAATATTT GGATCTGTCACACAACAACTTGATAGGCTCAATTCCTGAAGTATTTTCACAATTACCTTCACTAACAGTTCT AGATCTGACAGGCAACCAGCTCAGTGGATCAATTCCCTCTGGCCTTCTCAAAAGAATTCAAGATGGCTCCTTGAACCTAAG ATATGGCAATAATCCAAACCTTTGCACCAACGCCGATTCATGTCAGACCGCGAAAGGGAAGAGCAAGCTTGCCGTCTACATTTCTGTCCCTGTAGTTCTGGTTGTGGTGATAGGACTACTGGCAGCACTACTCTTTTGCTTGCTGAGACGAAAAAAGCAAG GACCGACGAAGAACGACAACGCCGTGGAGCATCAGAACGAGACGCCGATGAGCCATGTGCCGACAGGTGACGCGTACGCGCAGAGCTCGCTGCAGCTTGAGAACCGCCGGTTCATGTACAGCGAATTAGAGGTCATAACGAACAACTTCCAGCGTGTGCTCGGCCGAGGAGGGTTCGGGAAAGTTTACCATGGCTTCTTGGAGGATGGTACTCAGGTGGCAGTCAAGCTGCGGTCTCACTCTTCCAATCAGGGTGCCAAGCAGTTCCTTGCAGAG GCTCAGATCTTAACACGTATTCATCACAAGAATCTCGTGTCCATGATCGGTTACTGCAAGGATGGGCAGTACATGGCACTTGTCTACGAGTACATGTCAGAAGGCACCCTGCAAGAGCAGATCGCAG GAAATGGCGGCAACGGAAGATGCTTGACCTGGAGGCAGAGGCTTCGAATCGCACTGGAATCAGCGCAAG GGCTAGAGTATCTGCACAAGGGGTGCAACCCACCTCTGATTCACAGGGATGTGAAGACGACTAACATCCTACTGAATGCAAAACTAGATGTCAAGATTGCCGATTTCGGCTTGTCCAAGGCTTTCAATCATGACAACGAAGCTCATATATCCACGAATACACTCGTTGGTACACTTGGATACGTTGATCCAGA ATACCATGCAACAGGCAAGCCGACGACCAAGAGCGACGCGTACAGCTTCGGCGTCGTGCTGCTGGAGCTGGTCACGGGGAGGCCGGCCATCCTGCGGGACCCGGAGCCCACCAGCATCATCCAGTGGGCGCGGCAGCGGCTTGCGCGGGGAAACATCGAGGGCGTCGTGGACCCGCGCATGCACGGCAACCACGACATCAACGGCGTGTGGAAGGCCGCGGATATCGCGTTCAAGTGCACCGCGCAGGCCTCGCTGCAGCGGCCCACCATGACCGAGGTGGTGGCACAGCTGCAGGAGTGCCTGGAGCTCGAGGAGGGCCACGCCGGCGGTGACGCAAACGCCAGCGCCTACaccggcagcagcagcgacccCAACTTGGGTTACAACGCGTACGCTGCTAACGGCCAGTCCATTGGCGCGGGCTACAGCGGCCCTGAATTTGAGATGGAGCATAATTTTGGCAAGGTGCCAACAATGGGGGCAGATCCTGTTGCACGATAA
- the LOC133929256 gene encoding protein OXIDATIVE STRESS 3 LIKE 3-like — MAAHHEEGNEELFETTSSVSGGESDADGEDQFLDSAREGTCDQDHRLFVPQPLRRMNSDSIYDMSSMTLQIPSKKKGLSRYYEGKSQSFTCMSEVRCLEDLQKKDSAYKQKIKSCKSYVALGGMAKKPSSNSCANRDLVAANGFRAPPIHVNKNGYHQQAS; from the exons ATGGCGGCGCACCATGAGGAGGGGAACGAGGAGCTGTTCGAGACGACGTCGTCCGTCTCCGGCGGCGAGTCCGACGCCGACGGCGAGGACCAGTTCCTGGACAGCGCGAGGGAGGGTACGTGTGACCAGGACCACCGCCTGTTCGTGCCGCAGCCGCTGCGGAGGATGAACTCGGACAGCATCTACGACATGTCGTCCATGACGTTGCAGATCCCATCCAA GAAGAAGGGGTTGTCGCGGTACTACGAGGGCAAGTCCCAGTCGTTCACGTGCATGTCGGAGGTGAGGTGCCTGGAGGACCTGCAGAAGAAGGACAGCGCCTACAAGCAGAAGATCAAGTCGTGCAAGAGCTACGTCGCGCTGGGAGGGATGGCCAAGAAGCCCTCCTCGAATTCCTGCGCGAATCGGGACCTCGTAGCCGCCAACGGGTTCAGGGCGCCCCCGATTCATGTCAACAAGAACGGATATCACCAGCAGGCGAGCTAG
- the LOC133929257 gene encoding uncharacterized protein LOC133929257, whose amino-acid sequence MPIQFPLYPKHLMPIHEVYRRPNKTFVDIAGVVVHWCKLEHVGNKKPYREVILMDERFNLIVVGIWSELLEQYTISLQSAGNNKHVIIGTMLKLNKRHRCLETSVHTSFAFNPTNLQTRKLHALQRSLVTGKWDLRFVNRFIEKRWAYLATVV is encoded by the exons ATGCCTATTCAATTTCCGCTCTATCCGAAGCATCTCATGCCAATCCATGAAGTGTACCGACGTCCAAACAAGACGTTTGTAG ATATAGCCGGAGTTGTTGTGCACTGGTGTAAACTTGAGCACGTTGGTAACAAAAAACCCTATAGGGAGGTCATACTCATGGACGAAAG GTTCAACCTCATAGTTGTTGGAATTTGGAGTGAGCTTTTAGAGCAGTATACGATAAGCTTGCAATCTGCAGGAAATAATAAACATGTTATCATTGGCACTATGCTAAAATTGAACAAGAGACACA GGTGTCTGGAGACTTCAGTTCACACGAGTTTTGCATTCAATCCAACTAATCTACAAACCCGTAAACTGCATG CCTTGCAGCGGTCGTTAGTCACGGGCAAGTGGGACCTCAGATTCGTGAACagatttattgaaaaaagaTGGGCGTACCTAGCAACAGTGGTGTGA
- the LOC133929253 gene encoding phosphatidylglycerophosphate phosphatase PTPMT2-like, protein MSIRELRDGAGGLEEEEQEREEEARSGGGGEVAAVARLRAKRALVGAGARVLFYPTLLYNVLRNRFEAEFRWWDRVDKYVLLGAVPFSSDVPRLKQLGVKGVVTLNEPYETLVSTSLYQAHGINHLEIPTRDYLFAPSLEHICQAVDFIHRNEMQGGSTYVHCKAGRGRSTTIVLCFLIKYRNMTPEAALDHARSVRPRVLLAPSQWQAVKLFSTVTSRCLSIQSSNGTCSVQSEKESSELFSTLTTRCLWIECSNEDSSVTSDEESSEASVADPEVDGYTTEFDSEHFVLPRCRSLLSRPTSPTGGSDAVFITEADLEGYGTYADAGKDVVSVDVVVRHKPIMRKLSCFLGSLKLTLNCEPPPSRLTEVRAC, encoded by the exons ATGAGCATCCGGGAGCTCAGGGACGGCGCCGGggggctggaggaggaggagcaggagcgggaggaggaggcgaggagcggcggtggcggcgaggtCGCTGCCGTCGCGCGGTTGAGGGCCAAGCGCGCGCTCGTCGGCGCCGGCGCGAGGGTCCTGTTCTACCCGACGCTGCTCTACAACGTCCTCCGCAACCGGTTCGAGGCCGAGTTCCGGTGGTGGGATCGCGTCGACAAG TATGTTTTGCTAGGCGCTGTTCCGTTCTCCAGTGATGTCCCACGCCTGAAGCAACTTGGAGTAAAAGGAGTTGTCACACTGAATGAGCCTTACGAAACTCTCGTTTCAACATCCCTGTACCAG GCTCATGGTATCAATCACCTCGAAATTCCCACAAGGGACTACCTTTTTGCCCCCTCTCTGGAGCATATTTGTCAAGCAGTGGATTTTATTCACC GAAATGAAATGCAAGGTGGTAGCACCTATGTCCATTGTAAGGCTGGAAGGGGACGAAGCACCACTATTGTTTTGTGTTTTTTG ATCAAGTACAGGAATATGACTCCTGAAGCAGCTTTGGATCATGCAAGGTCTGTGAGGCCCAGAGTGCTTTTAGCGCCATCCCAATGGCAG GCTGTTAAACTGTTTAGCACGGTCACCAGCAGATGCCTTTCGATTCAGAGCTCAAACGGAACCTGCTCGGTACAATCTGAGAAAGAATCAAGTGAACTATTTAGCACACTGACCACCAGGTGCCTTTGGATAGAGTGCTCAAATGAAGACTCCTCGGTAACATCTGACGAAGAATCCAGTGAAGCATCCGTCGCAGACCCTGAAGTTGATGGCTACACCACCGAGTTTGACAGCGAGCATTTTGTGTTACCTCGTTGTCGAAGCTTGCTATCCAGGCCGACAAGCCCCACCGGGGGTAGCGATGCAGTGTTCATAACTGAAGCAGATCTCGAGGGCTACGGGACCTACGCCGATGCCGGTAAGGATGTTGTCTCAGTGGACGTAGTGGTCCGCCACAAGCCCATCATGAGGAAGCTATCCTGCTTCCTTGGGTCCTTGAAGCTTACCCTCAACTGCGAACCACCTCCGAGCCGTTTAACTGAGGTTCGAGCCTGCTAG